In a single window of the Chitinivorax sp. PXF-14 genome:
- a CDS encoding histone deacetylase codes for MEIYYTDHFVLPLPAGHRFPMRKYSLLREQVVGFATNRLHVPDAASKRELGLAHCEDYVRRVQQGLLSTKEIREIGFPWSAQMVERSRRSAGATIGACRSALLHGCGINLAGGTHHAYAERGSGYCVFNDSAIALRVMQQEGLIRRGLVIDLDVHQGNGTAAILRHDPAHFTFSMHGGKNFPFRKEASDLDIELADDTGDTEYLDCLAHALPGVFAAARPDLVIYLAGADPLAADRLGRLALSLAGLAARDAMVFDACQRYGVPLAITMGGGYAEPIDATVAVHAQTVRAAVTRHAR; via the coding sequence GTGGAAATCTACTACACCGATCACTTCGTGCTGCCGCTGCCGGCGGGTCATCGCTTCCCGATGCGCAAGTATTCGCTGTTGCGCGAGCAGGTCGTCGGCTTTGCCACAAACCGCCTGCATGTCCCGGATGCCGCCAGTAAGCGTGAGCTTGGCCTGGCCCATTGCGAGGACTACGTCAGGCGCGTGCAGCAGGGCCTGCTGAGCACGAAGGAGATACGCGAAATCGGTTTTCCGTGGTCGGCACAGATGGTCGAGCGCTCGCGCCGCTCCGCCGGCGCGACCATCGGCGCCTGCCGCTCGGCGCTGCTGCATGGCTGCGGCATCAATCTGGCCGGCGGCACGCACCACGCCTACGCCGAGCGTGGCAGCGGCTACTGCGTGTTCAACGACTCGGCCATCGCCCTGCGCGTGATGCAGCAGGAGGGCCTGATCCGGCGCGGGCTGGTGATCGATCTCGACGTGCATCAGGGCAACGGCACCGCCGCCATCCTGCGTCACGACCCGGCCCACTTCACCTTCTCGATGCATGGCGGCAAGAATTTCCCGTTCCGCAAGGAAGCGAGCGATCTCGACATCGAGCTGGCGGACGACACCGGCGACACCGAATACCTGGACTGTCTGGCGCACGCCCTGCCGGGCGTCTTCGCGGCGGCCCGGCCCGATCTGGTGATCTACCTGGCTGGCGCCGACCCGCTCGCCGCCGACCGCCTGGGCCGGCTCGCGCTGTCCCTGGCCGGCCTCGCCGCCCGCGATGCCATGGTGTTCGATGCCTGCCAGCGATATGGCGTGCCGCTTGCCATCACCATGGGCGGCGGCTATGCCGAGCCAATCGACGCCACGGTAGCGGTACATGCACAAACGGTGCGGGCGGCGGTCACGCGCCATGCACGCTGA